One segment of Niabella beijingensis DNA contains the following:
- a CDS encoding bifunctional UDP-N-acetylmuramoyl-tripeptide:D-alanyl-D-alanine ligase/alanine racemase, which produces MANHQYSVGTIASLLGVRLPAEQDSGIIDTLLTDSRKLVAPATSLFVALEGPQRNGHLFIPELYKKGVRYFVVAQPVDETLYPGAVFLKVKDTLEALQQLAAAHRGQYTMEVVGITGSNGKTVVKEWIYQLLQPYKNIVRSPKSYNSQLGVPLSVWQMNPDHNLALFEAGISRPGEMERLERVIAPTIGVLTNIGPAHSEGFESDTAKLDEKLKLFKNAGVIIANGDNALIAAGVRKYPAVFFSWGTNESNAVQVLETVVGEDATRVRLKEQNKDPFEIVIPFTDQASAENAVTCAAVLLWLQMAPATIINGMKTLQPVNMRMEFKQGINNCIVINDSYSADLNSLTVALEFLQQQAKGRKKTVILSDLPENREEEQVLYRTIAAQLQRYGVDRLIGIGERMQSFLAALPEAAAIPERSFYLSTREFLQHFQSTRYHDEYILVKGARRFGFERIVTLLEHKVHETVLEINLDAVAQNLKIIQQRLNPGVKIMAMVKAFGYGSGASEIGAVVQFHKADYLGVAYADEGVELRKAGITIPIMVLNTEASAFDALTDYHLEPDLFSFELLEAFEQHVRNSGLKQYPVHIEIETGMNRTGFAINDIAALGTCLKNNEWIKVRSVFSHLAASEDNVEDAFTRHQYHLLKTAAAQLEKEIGYPFIKHIANTAAILRFPQLQLDMVRLGIGLYGISGSDQVPLETVATLKTTISQIKKIRKGETVSYNRRGVAKEDSVIATLRIGYADGYSRRLGNGVGRVWVNGQLAPVIGTICMDMTMIDITHIPGVKEGDDVIIFGRPVPVQQLAEWIGTIPYEIMTGISQRVKRVYYGEG; this is translated from the coding sequence GTGGCAAATCATCAATATTCCGTCGGAACGATCGCTTCACTGCTGGGGGTCCGCCTGCCGGCGGAGCAGGACAGCGGCATTATAGACACCCTTCTTACCGACAGCCGTAAACTGGTGGCACCCGCCACTTCCCTGTTTGTTGCATTAGAAGGCCCGCAACGTAACGGGCACCTGTTTATTCCCGAGTTATATAAAAAAGGAGTACGCTATTTTGTAGTGGCACAACCGGTGGATGAAACCCTTTATCCCGGTGCGGTCTTTCTGAAGGTAAAAGATACACTGGAGGCCCTGCAGCAGCTTGCTGCGGCACACCGCGGTCAGTATACAATGGAGGTGGTGGGTATTACAGGAAGCAATGGAAAAACAGTGGTGAAGGAATGGATCTACCAGTTGCTGCAACCCTATAAAAATATTGTAAGAAGCCCAAAGAGTTATAACTCCCAGCTGGGGGTACCATTGAGTGTATGGCAGATGAACCCGGATCATAACCTGGCCCTTTTTGAAGCAGGCATCAGCCGGCCCGGTGAAATGGAGCGGCTGGAGCGGGTTATTGCACCGACCATCGGGGTGCTGACCAATATTGGTCCCGCACACAGCGAGGGCTTTGAAAGCGATACTGCGAAACTTGACGAAAAGCTGAAGTTGTTCAAAAACGCCGGGGTGATCATTGCGAACGGCGATAATGCGCTCATCGCTGCCGGAGTAAGGAAATACCCTGCTGTTTTTTTCTCCTGGGGAACAAATGAAAGCAATGCCGTTCAGGTGCTGGAAACGGTTGTGGGGGAGGATGCTACGAGGGTCCGGCTGAAAGAACAAAATAAGGATCCCTTTGAGATAGTCATACCATTTACTGACCAGGCCTCCGCGGAGAATGCTGTTACCTGTGCTGCAGTTTTGTTATGGTTACAAATGGCACCAGCCACGATTATCAATGGAATGAAGACACTGCAGCCGGTGAACATGCGGATGGAGTTCAAACAGGGGATCAATAACTGCATTGTGATCAATGACAGCTACAGCGCCGACCTGAACTCGCTTACGGTAGCACTGGAGTTTCTTCAGCAACAGGCGAAAGGACGTAAGAAAACCGTGATCCTTTCCGATCTTCCGGAGAACCGGGAAGAGGAACAGGTACTGTACCGGACGATTGCTGCACAATTGCAGCGGTATGGCGTCGACCGGCTGATCGGTATCGGAGAGCGGATGCAATCGTTTCTGGCAGCACTTCCGGAAGCCGCAGCCATCCCGGAACGTAGTTTTTATTTGTCCACCCGTGAGTTTCTGCAGCATTTTCAAAGTACCCGGTATCATGATGAATACATCCTGGTGAAGGGCGCGCGCAGGTTCGGTTTCGAACGTATTGTTACACTGCTCGAACATAAAGTGCATGAAACGGTGCTGGAGATCAACCTGGATGCCGTGGCACAGAACCTCAAAATCATACAGCAGCGCTTAAACCCGGGTGTTAAAATAATGGCGATGGTGAAGGCCTTTGGTTATGGAAGCGGAGCGTCGGAAATAGGCGCCGTGGTCCAGTTTCATAAAGCGGATTACCTGGGTGTGGCCTATGCTGATGAAGGAGTGGAGCTGAGGAAAGCCGGGATCACCATCCCCATTATGGTGCTGAATACCGAGGCAAGTGCATTTGACGCGTTGACGGATTACCACCTGGAACCCGACCTCTTCAGCTTTGAATTGCTGGAGGCTTTTGAACAACATGTCAGGAATTCGGGATTGAAACAGTACCCCGTGCACATTGAGATTGAGACAGGGATGAACCGGACGGGGTTTGCTATAAATGACATTGCAGCGCTGGGCACCTGTTTGAAAAATAATGAGTGGATAAAGGTCCGGTCTGTTTTTTCACACCTGGCAGCCAGCGAAGACAACGTGGAGGATGCCTTCACCAGGCATCAGTACCACTTGCTGAAAACGGCCGCAGCGCAATTGGAAAAAGAGATCGGGTATCCGTTTATTAAACACATCGCCAACACGGCTGCCATATTGCGCTTTCCGCAGCTGCAGCTGGATATGGTGCGCCTGGGTATTGGTCTGTATGGTATCTCCGGCAGCGACCAGGTACCGCTTGAAACGGTGGCTACTTTAAAAACGACGATCTCACAGATAAAAAAGATCAGGAAAGGCGAAACCGTCAGCTATAACCGCAGAGGGGTGGCCAAAGAGGACTCGGTGATCGCTACCCTGCGTATCGGCTATGCGGATGGTTATTCACGCCGGCTGGGGAACGGAGTGGGAAGGGTTTGGGTGAACGGGCAGCTGGCTCCTGTGATCGGAACGATCTGTATGGACATGACGATGATCGACATCACCCATATCCCCGGTGTTAAGGAAGGGGATGATGTGATCATTTTTGGCAGACCGGTTCCTGTACAGCAGCTTGCAGAATGGATCGGAACGATCCCGTATGAGATCATGACCGGTATTTCACAAAGAGTAAAACGGGTATATTACGGTGAAGGATAG
- a CDS encoding lipoprotein signal peptidase — MKAGKLSTAIAIILLVLLVDQVVKIYIKTHYPIGEVTRIFGMNWARLHFIENSGMAWGWKFGNEGGKVALTLFRLAAVIFGSFLLVRFARERYTRGFMVCVALIYAGALGNLIDSMFYGMIFDKGLHFDPAFGDYVGYDGIAKMGGKGYASFLHGSVVDMLYFPMVKTHYPSWFPWVGGQPFEFFAPIFNIADMAISTGVIALLVFQKRFYKKAGRTEVPQTNETITSNAGETSSAD; from the coding sequence ATGAAAGCAGGAAAATTAAGCACAGCAATAGCGATTATACTCCTGGTACTGTTGGTAGACCAGGTAGTGAAGATCTATATAAAAACGCATTATCCCATCGGGGAAGTCACCCGCATTTTCGGAATGAACTGGGCCCGGCTGCATTTTATCGAGAACTCCGGCATGGCCTGGGGCTGGAAGTTCGGCAACGAGGGAGGAAAGGTCGCCCTGACCCTGTTCCGGCTGGCAGCTGTTATTTTCGGCTCCTTTTTGCTGGTACGGTTTGCCCGGGAGCGCTATACAAGAGGGTTCATGGTTTGTGTGGCTCTCATCTATGCGGGAGCGCTGGGCAATCTTATCGACAGTATGTTCTACGGGATGATCTTTGACAAAGGGCTGCACTTTGACCCCGCATTCGGGGATTATGTGGGATATGACGGTATCGCAAAAATGGGCGGCAAGGGCTATGCTTCTTTTTTACACGGGAGCGTGGTGGATATGTTGTACTTCCCGATGGTGAAGACCCATTACCCCTCCTGGTTTCCCTGGGTGGGCGGACAGCCTTTCGAATTCTTTGCCCCGATCTTTAATATCGCCGATATGGCGATCTCTACCGGGGTGATCGCCCTGCTGGTTTTTCAAAAGCGGTTTTATAAAAAAGCGGGCAGGACCGAAGTGCCCCAGACCAATGAAACGATTACCAGCAATGCAGGTGAAACTTCTTCTGCTGATTAA
- a CDS encoding DUF6370 family protein, protein MKALLVAVFLFLVSLVQGQDSIKTNVPDRSKKTRIVEVACGECQFGMDGKSCDLAVKIKDKPYFVDGTSIDDHGDAHAKDGFCNSVRKAAVQGAIVNGRFQATYFRLLDNNKKQKK, encoded by the coding sequence ATGAAAGCGCTCCTGGTTGCCGTTTTTCTTTTCCTCGTCTCCCTGGTACAGGGGCAGGATTCCATCAAAACCAATGTACCTGACAGATCGAAAAAAACAAGAATCGTGGAAGTGGCCTGCGGTGAATGCCAGTTTGGGATGGACGGAAAAAGCTGCGACCTGGCGGTAAAAATAAAAGACAAGCCTTATTTCGTTGACGGAACCTCCATTGATGATCATGGGGATGCCCATGCAAAGGATGGGTTTTGTAACAGCGTCCGGAAAGCAGCAGTACAGGGAGCGATCGTAAACGGAAGATTTCAGGCTACTTACTTCAGGTTGCTGGACAATAATAAAAAACAAAAGAAATAA
- the fumC gene encoding class II fumarate hydratase — protein sequence MEYRIEKDTMGEVKVPADALYGAQTQRSIDNFRIAADINRMPKEIIKAFAYLKKAAANTNAKAKVLEKKKAVLIGKVCDEILNGKLDDSFPLVVWQTGSGTQSNMNVNEVIAYRGHVINGGQLTDKTKVLHPNDDVNKSQSSNDTFPTAMHIAAYKILIEVTIPGIEKLRDTLQKKSKQFMKVVKIGRTHFMDATPLTLGQELSGYVSQLNHGLKAIKNTLPHLSELALGGTAVGTGINTPPDYAKNVADEIARLTKLPFKTAENKFEALAAHDAIVEAHGALKTVAVSLMKIANDIRMLSSGPRSGIGELFIPDNEPGSSIMPGKVNPTQCEALTMIAAQVLGNDVAINIGGATGHFELNVFKPVMIYNFLHSARLIGDGCVSFNDKCAVGLKPIEENIKKHLDNSLMLVTALNPKIGYYKAAEIAQKAHKENTTLKAMALKLGYLTEKEFDEWVIPSKMVGKI from the coding sequence ATGGAGTACAGAATTGAAAAAGACACAATGGGTGAGGTAAAAGTGCCTGCGGACGCGCTCTATGGCGCACAAACACAACGCTCGATTGACAATTTCAGGATTGCCGCCGATATTAACAGGATGCCGAAAGAGATCATCAAAGCATTTGCCTATCTGAAAAAAGCTGCCGCCAACACCAACGCAAAAGCAAAGGTGCTGGAAAAGAAAAAAGCCGTACTGATCGGGAAAGTCTGCGATGAGATCCTGAACGGAAAACTGGACGACAGTTTCCCGCTGGTGGTTTGGCAAACGGGCAGCGGAACACAAAGCAATATGAATGTGAATGAAGTGATCGCTTACCGCGGGCACGTGATCAACGGCGGTCAGCTTACAGATAAAACCAAGGTATTACACCCCAACGATGATGTAAATAAATCGCAGAGCAGTAACGATACCTTCCCGACTGCCATGCATATCGCAGCATACAAAATTCTGATAGAAGTAACCATTCCCGGTATTGAAAAGCTGAGGGATACCCTGCAAAAGAAGAGCAAACAATTTATGAAGGTGGTGAAGATCGGCCGCACCCATTTTATGGATGCCACACCACTAACGCTGGGCCAGGAGCTGAGCGGATATGTATCCCAGCTGAATCATGGATTGAAAGCCATTAAAAACACCCTGCCTCATTTATCGGAGCTGGCATTGGGCGGCACCGCTGTAGGCACAGGCATTAATACTCCCCCGGATTATGCAAAAAATGTTGCCGATGAAATTGCCCGGCTGACCAAACTTCCGTTTAAAACAGCTGAGAATAAATTTGAAGCACTTGCTGCGCACGATGCTATTGTAGAGGCTCACGGTGCTTTGAAAACAGTGGCTGTAAGTCTGATGAAGATCGCCAACGACATCCGTATGCTTTCTTCCGGCCCGCGCAGCGGCATCGGGGAGCTGTTCATCCCGGACAATGAGCCCGGTTCTTCCATTATGCCCGGAAAAGTAAACCCCACTCAATGCGAGGCACTGACCATGATCGCCGCGCAGGTACTGGGAAATGATGTGGCCATTAATATCGGAGGAGCTACCGGACATTTTGAATTGAACGTGTTCAAACCCGTTATGATCTACAATTTCCTTCACAGTGCCCGTCTGATCGGAGATGGCTGTGTTTCCTTTAACGATAAATGTGCTGTTGGGCTGAAGCCGATCGAAGAAAATATTAAAAAGCACCTTGATAACTCGTTGATGCTGGTTACTGCATTAAATCCGAAGATCGGGTATTACAAAGCAGCGGAAATTGCACAGAAAGCGCATAAAGAAAATACGACCTTAAAGGCAATGGCCCTGAAACTGGGTTATCTTACCGAAAAGGAATTTGATGAATGGGTGATCCCTTCTAAAATGGTTGGAAAGATCTGA
- a CDS encoding WG repeat-containing protein translates to MKKVLLYSCLLFALWMPLLACAQQKLYFFMDPKDSLIGVKDDKGRVIIPPKGAPIMYFEPDEPITDSLINLFDMDTTDTGTALSFGSTYNRKGKFLYRPLAYDNGPDYFEEGLARCVQKGKVGFVNEQGKIAIRPQWDWVSPFNYGYAFACNGCYWDRDKDAEHPPMAFKANAQTFYINREGKTVSLMKQRKTEKDLSVDGGYLPYPFRYTAGEQKILTEVSAMEVLSKIRNANYSEKREGKDALLQFEIVGRPSAISPYYKIQGYRYGSFNKEDPFLFYRSVKGEYFHAGWDGNDRTPFKQWLKEQLESCAAYFEKHPDAPNRFDVSKYQEQVKSPGPSR, encoded by the coding sequence ATGAAGAAGGTCCTGCTTTATTCCTGTTTACTGTTCGCCCTATGGATGCCCCTGCTGGCGTGTGCGCAGCAGAAACTGTATTTTTTTATGGATCCGAAGGACTCGCTGATCGGTGTAAAAGATGACAAAGGCCGGGTGATCATTCCGCCCAAAGGTGCGCCCATTATGTATTTTGAGCCGGACGAGCCGATCACCGATTCGCTGATCAACCTGTTTGATATGGACACTACAGATACCGGAACCGCCCTTTCCTTTGGCAGTACCTATAACCGAAAAGGAAAATTCCTGTACCGTCCGCTGGCTTATGATAACGGACCGGATTATTTTGAAGAAGGCCTGGCCCGCTGTGTGCAGAAAGGAAAGGTGGGATTTGTAAATGAACAGGGTAAAATCGCGATCCGTCCGCAATGGGACTGGGTCTCTCCATTCAACTACGGCTATGCCTTTGCCTGTAACGGCTGTTACTGGGACCGGGACAAGGATGCTGAACATCCGCCAATGGCGTTTAAAGCGAATGCACAAACCTTTTATATCAACAGAGAGGGGAAAACGGTTTCCCTGATGAAGCAGCGAAAAACAGAAAAAGACCTTTCCGTGGATGGCGGCTACCTGCCTTACCCGTTCAGATATACGGCCGGCGAACAAAAGATCCTGACAGAAGTATCGGCAATGGAGGTGCTGTCAAAGATCCGGAATGCCAACTATTCTGAAAAACGGGAAGGCAAAGATGCATTGCTCCAGTTTGAAATAGTAGGCCGCCCCTCAGCGATATCACCATATTATAAGATACAGGGCTACCGTTATGGAAGCTTTAACAAAGAGGACCCGTTCCTGTTTTACCGCTCCGTTAAAGGCGAATATTTTCATGCAGGATGGGACGGCAATGACCGAACACCGTTTAAACAATGGCTGAAGGAGCAACTGGAATCCTGTGCCGCATATTTTGAAAAACATCCCGATGCACCCAACCGTTTTGATGTATCGAAGTACCAGGAGCAAGTAAAAAGCCCCGGTCCATCCCGATAA
- a CDS encoding enoyl-CoA hydratase/isomerase family protein yields MSYQTILTSVSDAVLTITLNRPEKLNALNQTVLSELEQVVNDFIARPEWRSAIITGSGEKAFIAGADISEFSALDSTGGTVLAQKGQALFRRIETAPKPIIAAVNGFALGGGCELAMACHFRLASENARFGQPEVNLGLLPGYGGTQRLTQLVGKGRALELLLTGNMIDAVTAFNYGLVNHVVPQHELLTKASALLAVINTKAPLAVAACIEAANLAAAGDAGYKNEAESFGKLIASDDAREGIAAFMEKRKAAFKGR; encoded by the coding sequence ATGAGTTACCAGACCATTTTGACATCCGTCAGCGACGCCGTTTTAACCATCACCCTTAACCGGCCGGAAAAGCTGAATGCACTTAACCAGACCGTGCTCTCGGAACTGGAGCAGGTTGTAAATGATTTTATTGCCCGGCCGGAATGGAGATCGGCCATCATTACCGGCAGTGGCGAAAAGGCATTTATTGCGGGTGCTGATATCTCTGAATTTTCCGCGCTCGATAGCACGGGCGGCACGGTGCTTGCGCAGAAAGGGCAAGCGCTTTTCCGCAGGATCGAAACAGCACCGAAGCCCATTATTGCCGCCGTGAACGGTTTTGCATTGGGTGGCGGTTGCGAACTGGCAATGGCCTGTCATTTTCGTTTGGCCAGTGAGAACGCGCGGTTTGGTCAGCCTGAAGTAAACCTGGGCTTACTGCCGGGTTATGGCGGCACACAGCGGCTGACGCAACTGGTGGGAAAGGGCCGGGCACTGGAACTGCTGCTTACCGGAAATATGATCGATGCGGTGACCGCATTCAATTACGGACTGGTAAACCATGTGGTGCCGCAACATGAGCTGCTGACCAAGGCCAGCGCACTTCTTGCGGTTATCAATACAAAAGCACCCCTGGCAGTTGCCGCATGTATCGAAGCCGCCAATCTTGCAGCAGCTGGCGATGCGGGTTATAAGAATGAGGCCGAGAGCTTTGGAAAACTGATCGCTTCTGATGATGCCCGCGAAGGCATTGCCGCCTTTATGGAAAAAAGAAAAGCTGCATTTAAGGGGAGGTGA
- a CDS encoding DUF1800 domain-containing protein: protein MAVSNQTKNQHLLWRAGFGPAVEQLQDLEKYTPQEYYRALVKASAKEPGYINIASDELLNLYETYLTPAKRAALTADDRRILNRKQQAAVKDLNLYWLKEMIGSSAQLREKMAYFWHGHFASRNGNLFYNQLFLHTLRKNALGDFRTLLKEVSRSASMLYFLNNQQNKKGHPNENFAREVMELFTLGRGHYTENDIKEGARAFTGWTANARGEFVFNKKQHDEGVKNFLGKKGNFNGEEVLDIILEKRQTATFITEKIYRFFVNDTIDKDLVQSLSESFYKDYDIGRLMERIFTAEWFYTEKNIGARIKSPIELLAGIQRMIPMRLDNDNALMNLQRILGQQLLYPPNVAGWPGGRSWIDSSTLMMRLRIPQLFNDKDLLNVKPKQDDDVMMGRKADGMANVPVKPAAKKVPKPVAGAGLINAKIDWPQYVAKFEKVKREALFPSISAYLFQVNAGKIDTVAAKFVDSSDRAAYIRSVTIQLMSTPEYQLC, encoded by the coding sequence ATGGCCGTTTCCAATCAAACCAAAAATCAGCATCTTTTATGGCGTGCCGGGTTTGGACCGGCCGTGGAGCAATTACAGGATCTTGAAAAATACACGCCGCAGGAGTACTACAGGGCATTGGTAAAGGCATCTGCCAAAGAACCGGGATATATCAATATTGCCAGTGATGAGCTGCTGAACCTTTACGAAACGTATCTGACACCTGCCAAACGGGCGGCCCTGACGGCTGATGACCGCCGGATACTGAACCGGAAGCAACAGGCGGCCGTAAAAGACCTCAACCTGTACTGGCTGAAAGAAATGATCGGCAGTTCGGCCCAGCTGCGGGAGAAGATGGCCTACTTCTGGCATGGCCATTTTGCCAGCCGCAATGGCAATCTTTTTTACAATCAGCTGTTTTTGCATACCCTTCGTAAAAATGCATTGGGTGATTTCCGTACCCTGTTAAAAGAAGTGTCACGGTCGGCCTCCATGCTGTATTTCCTCAACAACCAGCAGAATAAAAAAGGGCATCCCAACGAAAACTTTGCGCGGGAGGTAATGGAGCTGTTCACACTGGGGCGCGGACATTATACAGAGAACGATATCAAGGAAGGCGCCCGGGCTTTTACCGGATGGACCGCCAATGCCCGGGGCGAATTTGTTTTTAACAAAAAACAACACGATGAGGGTGTCAAAAATTTCCTGGGGAAAAAAGGCAATTTTAACGGAGAAGAAGTTCTGGATATTATCCTGGAAAAACGGCAGACCGCCACTTTTATTACGGAGAAGATCTACCGCTTTTTTGTAAACGATACGATTGATAAAGATCTGGTGCAATCACTGTCGGAATCTTTTTATAAGGATTACGATATCGGCCGGCTGATGGAGCGGATCTTTACCGCCGAATGGTTTTATACGGAAAAAAATATCGGCGCGCGCATTAAATCGCCCATTGAGTTGCTGGCCGGCATCCAGCGGATGATACCGATGCGGCTGGACAATGACAATGCCTTAATGAACCTGCAACGCATCCTGGGGCAGCAGTTGCTGTATCCCCCCAATGTGGCCGGCTGGCCGGGCGGAAGATCCTGGATCGACAGCAGCACGCTGATGATGCGGCTCCGGATACCACAGTTGTTTAATGATAAGGACCTGCTGAATGTAAAACCCAAACAGGATGATGATGTAATGATGGGCAGAAAGGCAGACGGAATGGCAAATGTTCCCGTAAAGCCGGCAGCAAAGAAAGTGCCGAAACCTGTTGCCGGAGCGGGTTTGATCAATGCAAAGATCGACTGGCCGCAATATGTTGCCAAATTTGAAAAAGTAAAAAGAGAGGCGCTCTTTCCTTCGATCTCTGCATACCTGTTCCAGGTGAATGCCGGTAAGATCGATACGGTAGCTGCCAAATTTGTAGACAGCAGCGACAGGGCGGCCTATATCCGGTCCGTTACGATACAGTTAATGAGTACACCCGAATATCAGCTATGTTAA
- a CDS encoding DUF1501 domain-containing protein: MNKKSASFFNKKQTGPGLLIRRKEFIQLGSLATASLMMPKFLKALENQAAVPAGNKVVVVLQLSGGNDGLNTVIPVRNDLYYKLRPGLGIQKNKTLSLTDEVALHPSLSALKGLYDEGNMAILNNVGYPNPDRSHFRSMDIWHSASQSSEYWNNGWIGRYLDAQCHGCDKPTQALEVDDVLSLALKGEQNNALAVKDPRRLFGTSNEKYFREINKTGGGDHHDEKPVDYLYKTLAETMSSADYIFKQSRLHPSSATYPNTELGSGLKTIASLIFSDINTKVYYISLGSFDTHVGQDAQQGRLFTQMSEAIKAFTDDLKKNGRMEDVLLFTFSEFGRRVAQNASNGTDHGTANNMFLISGGLKQKGILNAMPDLEDLNQGDLKYNIDFKSVYATVLEKWLAADSSKILKARYNTMDFI, translated from the coding sequence ATGAACAAAAAAAGCGCATCCTTTTTCAATAAAAAACAAACCGGCCCGGGGCTGCTGATCAGGCGGAAAGAATTTATACAGCTGGGCTCTTTGGCCACGGCTTCGCTGATGATGCCCAAATTTCTGAAAGCACTGGAAAACCAGGCCGCCGTGCCTGCGGGAAATAAGGTGGTGGTGGTACTGCAGCTGAGCGGCGGTAACGACGGGCTGAATACCGTGATACCGGTACGGAATGATCTTTACTACAAACTGCGCCCGGGGTTAGGCATCCAGAAAAATAAAACCCTTTCGCTGACGGATGAAGTGGCCCTGCATCCATCGCTTTCCGCATTAAAGGGGCTTTATGATGAGGGGAATATGGCCATCTTAAATAATGTAGGGTATCCCAATCCGGACCGGTCGCATTTCCGGAGCATGGATATCTGGCACTCGGCCAGCCAGAGCAGCGAGTACTGGAACAACGGATGGATCGGGCGTTATCTGGATGCGCAGTGCCACGGATGTGATAAACCCACCCAGGCACTTGAAGTGGATGATGTGTTAAGCCTGGCACTGAAGGGAGAACAAAACAATGCATTAGCGGTAAAAGATCCCCGCCGCCTGTTCGGGACCTCCAATGAAAAATATTTTCGCGAGATCAACAAAACCGGCGGAGGGGATCATCATGATGAAAAACCGGTGGACTATCTTTACAAGACATTGGCCGAAACCATGTCCTCGGCAGATTATATCTTTAAGCAAAGCCGCCTGCATCCGTCGTCGGCCACTTATCCCAATACAGAACTGGGCAGCGGATTAAAGACGATCGCCTCGCTTATTTTTTCTGATATTAACACCAAGGTATATTATATTTCATTGGGGAGCTTTGATACCCATGTGGGACAGGATGCCCAGCAGGGGCGGCTGTTTACACAGATGAGTGAAGCCATAAAAGCATTTACGGATGATCTAAAAAAGAATGGCCGTATGGAAGATGTATTGCTGTTTACATTTTCTGAGTTCGGAAGACGTGTGGCGCAAAATGCCAGCAACGGAACCGATCACGGTACGGCAAACAATATGTTCCTGATCAGTGGCGGATTAAAACAAAAAGGCATCTTAAACGCGATGCCCGACCTGGAAGACCTCAACCAGGGAGACCTGAAATACAATATCGATTTTAAAAGTGTTTATGCCACAGTACTTGAAAAATGGCTGGCAGCGGATTCATCAAAGATTCTCAAAGCCCGGTACAATACCATGGACTTTATTTAG
- a CDS encoding YtxH domain-containing protein gives MNKLVTGFALGLIVGILYAPDKGTTTRRRIVDKGNDLKDQFADFIDSVASRFEDRADDLEEYVHEETENLKAESI, from the coding sequence ATGAATAAGCTAGTTACAGGTTTCGCCCTTGGCCTTATAGTAGGTATCTTGTATGCACCGGACAAAGGAACAACTACCCGCAGGCGAATTGTAGACAAAGGAAACGATCTGAAAGATCAGTTTGCTGATTTCATAGACAGTGTTGCCAGCCGTTTTGAAGACCGGGCCGATGATCTGGAAGAATATGTGCATGAAGAAACTGAAAACCTGAAGGCCGAAAGCATCTAA
- a CDS encoding ABC transporter ATP-binding protein translates to MQNGDALHIAGLSYGYKGMAQPVIQQLDLTVKQGSRFGLFGPNGAGKTTLMNLMTGLLPYKQGSIQLFGKEVRGNSAFVKNTIGFVPQDFSFYEELTPAENLEFFGAWYGLNGRQIREATANLLKIMGLSNVAAKPLKEFSGGMKRRINLAIGVMNNPRVLFLDEPTVGVDVQSRNAIIHFLKEINSNGTTLIYTSHQLKEAEDLCTEVALIDGGTVISQGSLTVLKEKHGQDGLEGLFLQLTGRAYRD, encoded by the coding sequence ATGCAGAACGGAGATGCCTTACATATTGCCGGCCTCAGTTATGGGTATAAAGGAATGGCGCAACCGGTCATTCAGCAGCTTGACCTTACCGTAAAACAGGGCAGCCGCTTTGGTTTGTTCGGACCGAATGGCGCAGGCAAAACCACTTTAATGAACCTGATGACGGGATTACTGCCTTATAAGCAGGGTTCCATTCAACTTTTTGGAAAGGAAGTACGGGGCAACAGCGCTTTTGTTAAAAATACGATCGGGTTTGTACCACAGGATTTTTCTTTTTATGAAGAACTGACGCCGGCGGAAAACCTTGAGTTTTTTGGCGCCTGGTATGGATTAAATGGCAGGCAGATCCGTGAAGCCACTGCAAATCTCCTGAAAATAATGGGGCTGAGCAATGTTGCCGCCAAGCCGCTCAAAGAATTTTCCGGCGGCATGAAGCGGAGGATCAACCTGGCCATCGGCGTTATGAACAACCCCCGGGTCCTTTTCCTGGACGAGCCTACCGTAGGAGTTGATGTGCAGTCGCGCAATGCTATTATTCATTTTCTGAAAGAGATCAACAGCAACGGAACCACGCTAATCTATACTTCCCATCAGCTAAAGGAAGCGGAAGACCTTTGTACAGAAGTAGCGCTGATCGATGGAGGAACGGTGATCAGCCAGGGCAGTTTGACGGTGCTTAAAGAGAAACACGGACAGGATGGTCTGGAAGGATTGTTCCTGCAATTGACCGGGAGGGCCTACCGCGATTAG